The nucleotide window GTACCAAGTCTGGGAGTCTGAAACCGCCCTCAGTATCTCATGGATAGACATGCAGGATGACTCCATCTGCATGAGTTATTCAGAGGTTCATATTAGCACAGTATATAGGCTACACAGAGCTAAAGAAAATCAACAATGTGTGAGTGGATAAAGTGTGTCCTAAATAGCATACTTATGCACTATTCTAAGCCATTTTGTAGTATAAATAGTGCAAGTAGTgtgtttcaaaaaaaaattcaaaaaagaAATGCACATTAAATACCTGGATGCACTTATTTAACTAACTAATTGGATTGTGATAACAACAGATAACCTTGACATTAAAAGAACAATGtaaacattcatttttattgacTTGCATTGTACCTTTACATTTGACCTCATTTGCACTTGTCTGGCAACCAGGTTATATCTCTGTGATTAGTAAAAAAGCAAGTGTTCCAATCGGGATGATACTACTCttctaaaatgtatacattagaCTAGTTGGTTAAGTACATAGTGCATAGTTTAAGTGCATAGTATGTAATTTAGGAAACAGCTGTAGTGTTTGTGTACGAGTCAGTTTCTCACCTGTGTGAGTGATGTTGATCTGCTCGTATCAGGCAGTAAAGGTCTCTCATCTCCAGTTCTAAAGTCCAGGTAAACGGTTTTGTGAGAGAAGGTTGAAAACTCGTTGCTAAAGCAGACCTTGTACTCTCCCTTCATGGCCGTTGTATGGGAAAAACTATCATATTGCTTCTTTCGTTCGTCATACAGTATACTATTCAGTGGATCTGTCACAAAACAGTCAACATCATAGTTCCCCCCTGCAATAACCTGCATGAGAAAGAAAAGTTTTGATATTGAACACATTTCATAGAGGTAAAACTGTATATTGTTTGTCCATTACAGACACTTTATGTCTtgacaacaaaaataaaactattaatcTTTTCATCATTCATTTCGAGAAAATGTACATGCTGAACTTGTTTGACAACATTCCCCAGTACCCCTATGTATGCATATGGTTTTATTGTCTACCTTCTCACTTTAATAGCTATAACCAATACATTATAATATATGTATAGTACTGAACTGTACCGTGTCTTGTTACCAGTTAAGTAAGCAAGTTTGTGAACATCTTTAAAGAGGAGATATAAAGAAACTGAAAGAAAAAtgataaataattcataaaaattgtaaaaaaagaaaaaaaagaaaaagaaagacagTCATTTGTTTTACTGCTACCCAAACCTTCAACTTAGTAAAAGCTAGATAAACAGCACCTATTTCGCAATATTGATAAGAAACTGATCTTTGTCAGCGCAATTACCTGAAAGTCTATGTCAAACTTCACTCCTTGCTCTAGATCCTCGTAATAACATTGCTTCTCGTTATCAGGCAATTCAAATGTCAATTCGGTGGCGTTTATATAGGCTGTGTATACCACTAAAAGTAAAAGCCACCCGTGCCGCATGCTGTTTTAATAAAGGTTACAATTATTCCTTAAAATTAACAGAAATCTTCCTCCATTGAGTTAAAGTTTACGTGTATAAAACACCGACTTCCCAGCTGACTCGAAACACCACTGACGTGGCAGGACGACGAGCTACTTCCgggttatttttgtatttatttttcaaaataaatataagagctaaCGTTAGATTATTTCAAAAACCACTCGGGAGTCAGTTTGTCAGTGATTTTTCATGGCtggaaaataatatataaaacaatatgattAGTGCATTTTAAAATTGGTCGTGAAAATGAAATATGTTTCCTTGTTGTATTATCAATTTTTGAATTTATCTTTAATGAACATTAAATAACAGTGAAAAACGTTTGCATGAGATTTTAAGGGGATTTTTAAAATACACCATCCAATTTTCGACACAGATCaaagtttgtttttttcatCATCACCCACTATTATAACAATAGCTCGATTTTAAGATGGAAGTTTTTTTTATCAATGTAAAGTCGGTCAAGGTCGTGGGTTATTTATTCACTATTTATTATAAGTCTATTGGCTGCTGTTTCTGTAGATGCCAACTCCATACATACAGTAACAATcgaacttttattttgaaaatcaaTACTGCCTGGAACGTGAATCCACTTTTTTGTTTACCCTTACCTCTCCCCCCTTCTAGTTTAGGGGCGTCGACCTTTTTGCAGGCACGTTTACTACAACCTtagttaataaatgtttttcaacAAGATAACTTTATTGTCGAAGAAACTGTGCTGCCGTTATACGAGTGTCATACAGTGTAACTAGGATCAACCGGCTGAAAAATGCAGGATTACACAAAGCAAGTAAAAGAATTTGTGGACGAACACCGTCTGGCACTCACAGTTGTACTTGCTTCAGGTAAGTTAGGATAAAGTGCATACCATGAATTTGCTTATTAGCTGTTGTCTAAAATTATGGGTTACATTATTTCTTCCACTATCATGGAAAACTTATAGTTATGGACGGttataaaactttttaaacaagtttctggacctggaaagtcattttctttaataatatttttaaataaaaatgttatttacagtgatgtaaattatttttaatcgTCACGATAAATCGCACGCGATTGTCACGCGCATttcgtcagtaaagccggttctttgattagtaataaatcgccatcagctgcggagcggcatttactttacgtagccgtagttcactgacaagcagGGAAATATCGGATTCATAATCGCGGATGAACCGTCTGCGATTTTAAATGCGATATTTCCccgcttgtcagtgaactacggctctatAGTAAATGCCGCACCATTTAAAAGCACCTGATTtattactaatcaaggaaccggctttactgactaGATGCGCGTGACAATCGcgtgcgatttatcgtgcagccgtACGTAAAATATAAACTATGATTGTCATTCAGACAAAAAAGTGCAATATCTGGATCAGGGATCTCCAACACCTGTTTATGGAGAGTTTTCTTCCTGCATACTTCTGTCACAGTTCTCCACTTTTCCAACTTGTTTAGTAGGTGGAGTTGTGTTGCTTGGGTTTGGAGCTGAAGCTGAACCTATGAGCTGAACTCGCACGTAGCTCTCCAGGAGCAGGGCTGAAGACCCCAGTTCTGTGAAGTTACATTTAAATCCTGGATGAGGATTTAAATATAACTAACGAACGATCAATATCCACGTAAAGTgtgcgaatgcattcaaacatACTAAGAAGTATTGTAATATTGGTTTATTAGTTTAatttagtattattttcttattgTGTGCGTTAAAGCTTACAACCTTTGCCTGTTTTTGCGAAAGGTACAGAGGTCGTGAGAGACCGCGATAAAGTTGACTTGACGCTGAATGTTAGGCGATAAACCACAGTAAATCCCTAGTGGAGTTCAGCTGCATAAAAATGCCTTATTTGGAAAGTAATCGATCGTAGAACTGAACACAGATAGCGAGGCGCTagggcttaaagggatagttcacccaaaaatgaaaattctgtcataatttattcaccctcgtgttgttttaaa belongs to Paramisgurnus dabryanus chromosome 2, PD_genome_1.1, whole genome shotgun sequence and includes:
- the tmed3 gene encoding transmembrane emp24 domain-containing protein 3 is translated as MRHGWLLLLVVYTAYINATELTFELPDNEKQCYYEDLEQGVKFDIDFQVIAGGNYDVDCFVTDPLNSILYDERKKQYDSFSHTTAMKGEYKVCFSNEFSTFSHKTVYLDFRTGDERPLLPDTSRSTSLTQMESSCMSIHEILRAVSDSQTWYRLQEALDRTRAEDLNVRVFYWSVGEALILFVVSIGQVLMLRSFFNDKKTNVATST